The genomic segment GAGGTAAAGCGGTCCGCTGAGGCTGGTGATGACTTGATTCAAGGTGTAAGCCGCCGCCTCCGGGGTGGCGGGCACTGCGCCCGACGCCACGAAAGAAGATGGCGTTGCCACTGAAGTTCCGGGAGACGAGACACAGGCGGCGAGAAAAAGGGTGAAGAACAAAAAGCGGGGCTTCATAGCGGAGAGTATATCAACAAAGAGTCGGCTTGACGATGCGCGGCGAGCGGGATAGACTGCCAGCCTATGAACGACCCCCAACAAACGGACGCTGACGGCTTCTTCACCGTTGCCCCGTCAGAGGCGGCCAAACCGGGCCGCATCAAGCGAATCGAGGTTGCCAGTGAGCCGGTCATTCTCACTCGCCTCGAGGGCGAGTTGTGCGCATTTAGCGCCGTCTGTCCGCACTCGCTGGGCGACTTGAGCGGCGGCACGATTTACAAAGGCGAGATTGACTGCCCGGTGCATGGCTGGCGGTTCGACATTCGCAGTGGCGAGGCCGTGTGGCCTGAGAAGGAAGCCTACCGACTCACGCGCCACGACGTGAAAGAAGAAGGCGGGCTGATCAAAGTGAAACTGAAACGACGACCCGGCTTCCGCCCAAAACTTGACTGACGATGGACATCTCGGCCCTCATTCACCTGCTTGGCGAACTGCTTGGCGAAGTCATCCGAGGACAGGAGACGCAGGCGCTGTTTGAAATTGAAGAGCGCATTCGCAACCTGGGCAAGGAACGGCGGGCCGGAGACGACACCGCCGGCCCCCGCCTGGCCGACGAAGTGGCCCGCCTCTTGCCCGACGACGCGCGGGTGGTGGCCGCCGCTTTCACCCTCTACTTTGATCTTGTGAACCTGGCCGAGGAGGCCCGCCGGGTCAGCGCCCTGCGCGAGCGCGAGCGGGAGCGCCATCCAAAACCGGCCAACGAGTCAGTGGCCGAGGCTGTGGCCCAACTCAAAGCGCGCGGCCTGTCGCCGACGCAAATGGCGGACCTGATTCGCGGCCTTCGCATCGAACTCGTTCTCACCGCCCACCCCACCGAAGCCAAGCGCCGCACCATCCTTTCCAAAACCGAGCGCATGGCCAAGACTCTGCGCGCCCTCAACCAGAGCAACCCTCTGCCGCGCGAGCGCGACGAACTGCTGGACGTTTTGCGGGCCGAGATCACCGCCCTGTGGCTCACCGATCGCGCCCGCACCAACCGCCCCACCGTTGCCGACGAAGTGAAGACCGGCCTCTATTTTGTCGAAACGATCTTCTGGGACGCGCTTCCGCGCCTCTACTCAGAACTCGAAACGGCCCTGGCCGAACACTACCCCGGCCTTCACTGGAGCGAAGCGACAGGGACCCCGCCTCGCTGGCTCACCCTGGCCTCCTGGATCGGCGGCGACCGTGACGGTAACCCCAACGTCACCGCCGAAGTCACCGCCGAAACCCTGCGCCTGCATCGTGGCCTGGCCGTCGAGAGGCATCAAGCCAATTTGCGCGACCTGGCCCGCCGCCTGAGCTTCAGCCAACACCGCTTGCCGCCCTCCGCCGATC from the Chloroflexota bacterium genome contains:
- a CDS encoding Rieske (2Fe-2S) protein — translated: MNDPQQTDADGFFTVAPSEAAKPGRIKRIEVASEPVILTRLEGELCAFSAVCPHSLGDLSGGTIYKGEIDCPVHGWRFDIRSGEAVWPEKEAYRLTRHDVKEEGGLIKVKLKRRPGFRPKLD